A stretch of Imperialibacter roseus DNA encodes these proteins:
- the dnaA gene encoding chromosomal replication initiator protein DnaA has translation MHQQIWENCLNLVKHEIQEQSFKTWFLPITPIKLDKSVLTIQVPSQFFYEWLEDNYVHILRKAILQELGPNGRLEYSVVIDRGNEQAKPLTVNYPVNKAPGRFGQNHVGNGQNVQQSPAVTPEFLTLTGKLNPIYVFDSYIEGDCNRLARSAGYAVAQRPGVTSFNPLMIYGGVGLGKTHLVQAVGNQIMESNPDAKVLYVASEKFTNQFIESLRNNAVQDFINFYQKVDVLIIDDVQFLRDKERTQEIFFHIFNHLHQSGKQIIMTSDCPPRELKGLQERLVSRFKWGLTADIQTPDFETRVAIIQKKTQAEGIVIPEDVLEYLAYTIDSNIRELEGVMISLIAHSSLVKREIDLELAKQIIKNIVNDYDTEVGIDYIQKAVSDYFNVALEDLKAKTRKKEIVIARQVAMYFSKDYTNHSLKSIGYHFGGRDHSTVIHAVQAVNDMIDTDAKFRYSVDELKKRLKMRTV, from the coding sequence ATGCATCAACAAATCTGGGAAAACTGTCTGAATTTAGTTAAGCATGAGATACAGGAACAAAGCTTTAAAACGTGGTTTCTGCCCATTACACCCATAAAATTAGATAAAAGTGTTTTGACCATTCAGGTTCCCAGTCAGTTTTTCTACGAATGGCTGGAGGATAATTATGTTCATATTTTAAGGAAGGCGATACTTCAGGAATTAGGGCCCAACGGAAGATTGGAATATTCCGTGGTAATAGATAGAGGAAATGAGCAGGCAAAGCCATTGACTGTTAATTATCCGGTAAACAAGGCTCCTGGCCGTTTTGGACAAAATCATGTTGGAAATGGACAAAATGTGCAACAAAGCCCGGCAGTGACGCCAGAATTCTTAACATTGACAGGCAAATTGAATCCTATCTATGTTTTCGATTCCTATATAGAAGGTGACTGCAATAGATTGGCCCGCTCAGCTGGTTATGCTGTGGCCCAAAGACCCGGTGTTACCTCCTTCAATCCGTTGATGATTTACGGCGGTGTTGGACTTGGCAAAACACACCTTGTTCAGGCGGTTGGTAACCAGATAATGGAAAGCAACCCGGACGCAAAGGTGCTTTATGTGGCGTCGGAGAAGTTTACCAATCAGTTCATAGAGTCTTTGAGAAACAATGCTGTTCAGGACTTCATCAATTTCTACCAGAAAGTAGATGTATTGATTATTGACGATGTACAGTTTCTTCGTGACAAGGAGAGAACGCAGGAGATATTTTTCCATATCTTCAATCACCTTCACCAGAGCGGAAAGCAAATCATTATGACATCCGATTGCCCGCCGAGAGAGCTGAAAGGTCTTCAGGAAAGACTGGTGTCAAGATTCAAGTGGGGTCTTACCGCAGACATACAAACGCCAGACTTTGAGACAAGGGTGGCCATTATTCAAAAGAAGACTCAGGCGGAGGGAATTGTTATTCCTGAGGATGTGCTTGAGTACCTGGCTTACACCATCGATAGTAATATCAGAGAACTTGAGGGAGTGATGATTTCACTTATTGCCCATTCTTCGTTGGTAAAAAGAGAGATTGACCTTGAGTTGGCCAAGCAGATCATAAAAAATATTGTTAACGACTACGATACTGAGGTGGGTATTGACTATATCCAAAAGGCAGTGTCCGACTATTTCAATGTGGCTTTGGAAGACTTGAAAGCCAAAACCCGTAAGAAGGAAATCGTTATTGCCCGCCAGGTGGCCATGTATTTCTCAAAAGACTACACCAACCATTCGCTAAAATCTATCGGTTACCATTTTGGTGGTCGTGACCACTCCACTGTGATTCACGCCGTGCAGGCAGTCAATGACATGATCGATACCGACGCCAAGTTCAGGTATTCTGTTGATGAGCTAAAGAAAAGACTGAAAATGAGGACTGTCTAG
- a CDS encoding S1C family serine protease: MKKFIGIAVLSFLGGIGGAFVYETQLSTKIASNDLQDSDFYFSKNVSHGETNNFSPAASEPFRNDAAAINDLPDLVNASARSTKSVVFVKTVSETDYRTGSWMDWFFGGPSQSVSSGSGVVYSKDGYIVTNNHVINDADIIQVILDKRTYDATLVGTDPSTDLAVIKIEGNNLPAIEVSTSANVRVGDWVLAVGNPFNLTSTVTAGIVSAKGRSINILKDRFPIESFIQTDAAINPGNSGGALVNTSGQLIGINTAILSQTGTYSGYGFAVPVDIVKKVVNDIINYGQVQKAFIGAEFIDIDSDIAGKLSLSNLDGVITSYVQRGSAADKAGLEKGDVIIRVNDKSLNNKTELEELMGYHYPGDKFVLDIKRGDNVVRKQVTLLNGEGNTEVLRSSVYFSEKLGVEFEKVSKVERDLLKIDNGVRVKKIRNGFFRQLDIPEGFIITNINNRPVETPEELANILEKIKGKVVIDGITSKGRRVYIPYRFD; this comes from the coding sequence ATGAAAAAATTTATTGGAATTGCAGTCTTGAGTTTTCTGGGTGGCATTGGTGGAGCCTTTGTATATGAGACGCAACTGTCGACCAAAATTGCTTCTAATGACTTACAGGATTCAGACTTCTATTTCTCAAAAAATGTTAGCCACGGCGAAACCAACAATTTTTCACCGGCGGCCTCTGAGCCCTTCCGAAACGACGCAGCTGCAATAAACGATTTACCAGACCTGGTGAATGCGTCGGCACGCAGCACCAAGAGCGTGGTGTTTGTGAAAACCGTGAGCGAAACCGACTACCGCACCGGCAGCTGGATGGACTGGTTTTTCGGAGGACCCAGTCAGTCCGTTAGCTCGGGGTCCGGAGTGGTCTATTCAAAGGATGGCTATATCGTGACCAATAATCACGTCATCAACGATGCCGACATTATTCAGGTGATTCTTGACAAAAGAACCTACGACGCCACGCTGGTAGGCACTGACCCGTCTACCGATTTGGCTGTGATTAAAATCGAGGGCAATAACCTCCCGGCAATTGAGGTATCTACTTCAGCCAACGTTAGGGTGGGCGACTGGGTGCTGGCTGTCGGTAACCCGTTCAATCTTACCTCCACTGTCACCGCTGGTATTGTAAGTGCCAAGGGCCGCAGCATCAATATACTGAAAGACCGATTCCCTATTGAATCTTTCATTCAAACCGATGCTGCCATTAACCCCGGAAACAGCGGAGGGGCTTTGGTCAACACATCAGGACAGCTAATTGGTATTAACACAGCCATTTTGTCTCAAACGGGTACTTACTCAGGCTATGGCTTTGCTGTGCCTGTCGACATTGTAAAAAAAGTAGTGAACGACATTATCAACTATGGGCAGGTGCAAAAGGCCTTTATTGGGGCAGAGTTCATTGACATAGACAGCGACATTGCCGGCAAACTCAGCCTGAGCAATCTGGACGGTGTGATCACCTCGTACGTTCAAAGGGGAAGCGCCGCCGACAAGGCTGGGCTGGAAAAAGGTGATGTAATCATTCGGGTGAACGACAAGTCACTCAACAACAAAACTGAGCTTGAGGAGTTGATGGGCTACCACTACCCTGGTGATAAGTTCGTTTTGGACATCAAGCGAGGCGATAATGTAGTCAGGAAACAAGTAACACTTCTCAATGGCGAGGGAAACACTGAAGTGCTAAGAAGCAGTGTCTACTTCTCAGAGAAGCTGGGCGTGGAGTTTGAGAAGGTGTCGAAAGTCGAGAGAGATCTTTTAAAAATTGACAATGGCGTTCGGGTGAAAAAAATAAGGAATGGTTTTTTCAGGCAGCTGGATATTCCGGAAGGCTTCATTATCACCAACATCAACAACCGGCCGGTTGAAACGCCGGAGGAGCTGGCCAATATTCTGGAGAAAATCAAGGGAAAGGTTGTCATCGACGGCATTACCTCCAAGGGCCGGAGGGTGTACATACCTTACAGGTTCGATTGA